The genomic window CTCCAGCAGTTTGTGACTGACGCACCCTACCAACATCGATCCAAGCGGCCACAATTAAAGGGCGATCGGGCAGCTATCTCGCGCGGGTGCGTCAGTCACAAGCTTTGAGTCAACTCCAGCAGTTTGTGACTGACGCACCCTACCAACATCGATCCAAGCGGCCACAATTAAAGGGCGATCGGGCAGCTATCTCGCGCGGGTGCGTCAGTCACAAGCTTTGAGTCAACTCCAGCAGTTTGTGACTGACGCACCCTACCAACATCGATCCAAGCGGCCACAATTAAAGGGCGATCGGGCGCGGGTGCGTAGGGTGCGTCAGTCACAAGCTTTAACTCAGCTAAAACAGTTTGTGACTGACGCACCCTACTATCTACCAACGCTGTGTTTTACAGCGCAGTCAAGAGCTGAATTAGCTCGATCGACAAATCTCTTTGCGACTTTTGCTGCTTTTGAAACAACACTCCCGCCAGCAGATAGATATTTTCCGAATAAAAAGCCATGCCCTGTTTTCTGAGATTGGCGATCGTGCTTTTCACCTTCTGCTCCGAACTGTAATAGCCAAAAGTTAAAGGTGCCATCTCAAAATTCGCCACCGAGTAGCCTCGCTCCAAGGCATAATCAACCAATCCCACAGGATTAGAATAGCTCGAAACCATCAACAAAACTTGTTCGCAGTCCAAAGATAAAAGTTTCTTAGCAATGGTCGAGCCATCTGTCCCGCCGTGCAACAGCGGCTGATAAATCTTATCATCGGCAGCGGGTAAATAAGGCGGATTTGAGATTACACAATCTGCCGAATGGTATAAAGGCGAAT from Microcoleus sp. bin38.metabat.b11b12b14.051 includes these protein-coding regions:
- a CDS encoding methyltransferase; translation: MLTSSHPLKQVFHCPEESDFYSHCLESLVLNASDESRSLVEFGSGEGSPVIKSLLRSDFDGTIQGFELNNVAWKIAQSQIKQYELSQQYTVHNCSFFDSPLYHSADCVISNPPYLPAADDKIYQPLLHGGTDGSTIAKKLLSLDCEQVLLMVSSYSNPVGLVDYALERGYSVANFEMAPLTFGYYSSEQKVKSTIANLRKQGMAFYSENIYLLAGVLFQKQQKSQRDLSIELIQLLTAL